The following are encoded together in the Edaphobacter lichenicola genome:
- a CDS encoding M20 family metallo-hydrolase — protein sequence MTQQIQIDQARLMSELATLATFTNAEPVSEGTSVTRVVFSPDDLRARAWLKQLAIAEGFEVRDDAVGNLFIRWSGTEPNLPAVATGSHTDAIPHAGMYDGTVGVLGGLEAMRALKRTGLRPRRSIELVMFTSEEPTRFGIGCLGSRLISGTLDPKQADALSEANEPADTAHTLAQVRTAAGFTGDLASVKLAPNHYHAWLELHIEQGPLLERDGIPLGIVTSIAAPAGYRFTVSGLGGHAGALLMPDRKDALCAAAELILSIERHTLATRAIDTVATVGTCDVHPGAVNSVPSRVVLQLDIRDTDPTRRESVMQAVRRDIEELRQRRSVIITEQLINADAPAQSSPHIVELLEEVCAAHGISPKKMVSRAYHDSLFISRIAPIAMIFIPCRNGVSHRPDEYATPADTTLGVEVLASVLAKLASE from the coding sequence TTGACCCAGCAGATTCAGATCGATCAAGCACGGCTGATGAGTGAACTCGCAACCCTCGCTACATTCACCAACGCCGAGCCCGTCAGCGAAGGCACGTCGGTCACCCGCGTCGTCTTCTCTCCAGACGATCTCCGCGCCCGCGCCTGGCTCAAACAACTAGCCATCGCCGAAGGCTTCGAAGTCCGCGACGACGCCGTAGGCAACCTCTTCATCCGCTGGTCAGGCACAGAACCCAACCTGCCCGCCGTCGCCACCGGCTCCCACACCGACGCCATCCCTCACGCCGGAATGTACGACGGCACGGTCGGCGTCCTCGGCGGTCTCGAAGCGATGCGCGCACTCAAACGCACTGGCCTCCGCCCACGCCGCTCCATCGAACTCGTCATGTTCACCTCCGAAGAGCCCACCCGCTTCGGCATAGGTTGTCTCGGCAGCCGCCTCATCTCCGGGACCCTCGATCCCAAACAAGCCGACGCCCTCAGCGAAGCCAACGAGCCAGCCGATACAGCCCACACCCTCGCACAAGTTCGCACCGCCGCAGGCTTCACCGGCGACCTGGCATCGGTCAAGCTCGCACCCAACCACTACCACGCCTGGCTCGAACTCCATATCGAACAAGGCCCGCTCCTCGAACGCGATGGCATCCCCCTCGGCATCGTCACCAGCATCGCCGCCCCCGCAGGCTATCGTTTCACCGTCAGCGGACTCGGTGGGCACGCCGGAGCGCTCCTCATGCCCGACCGCAAAGACGCACTCTGCGCCGCGGCTGAACTCATCCTCTCCATCGAAAGACACACCCTCGCCACACGCGCCATCGACACCGTCGCCACCGTCGGCACCTGCGACGTCCATCCCGGCGCAGTCAACAGCGTCCCCAGCCGCGTCGTCCTCCAACTCGACATCCGCGACACCGACCCAACCCGCCGCGAGTCCGTTATGCAAGCCGTCCGTCGCGACATCGAAGAACTTCGCCAGCGCCGCAGCGTCATCATCACCGAGCAGCTAATCAACGCCGACGCCCCCGCCCAGTCCTCGCCCCACATCGTCGAACTCCTCGAAGAGGTCTGCGCCGCCCACGGCATCTCCCCCAAAAAGATGGTCAGCCGCGCCTATCACGACTCGCTCTTCATCTCCCGCATCGCCCCCATCGCCATGATCTTCATCCCCTGCCGCAACGGTGTAAGCCACAGACCGGACGAATATGCCACACCAGCGGATACCACTCTCGGGGTAGAGGTACTTGCCTCGGTTCTTGCTAAACTAGCGTCAGAGTAA
- the allE gene encoding (S)-ureidoglycine aminohydrolase, whose amino-acid sequence MHKLGHTRSTNQRDHLLHTPDTFVRTVLPGMELATAVVHISPAAGAAFTQYTAELEPGGKLGPTSNQRFLYALEGAADLATDTTFQSLIPGSFAYIPEDTAHTLTARQATRLAIIEKPYEAIASVSLPEVLVGHEEKTLSVPLNDDPNLQVRSLLPGSPSFDFAVNTMTYQPGAALSMVEVHIMEHGLLMLEGGGIYRLGDSWYPVTAGDFIWMGPFCPQWFGALGKRPAKYLIYKDWNRHPLV is encoded by the coding sequence ATGCATAAGCTGGGACACACCCGCAGCACCAATCAGCGCGACCACCTCCTCCACACCCCGGACACCTTCGTCCGCACCGTGCTGCCCGGCATGGAACTCGCCACCGCCGTCGTCCACATCTCCCCTGCTGCCGGCGCGGCTTTCACCCAGTACACCGCAGAGCTCGAACCCGGCGGCAAACTCGGACCCACCTCCAACCAGCGATTCCTCTACGCCCTCGAGGGCGCAGCCGATCTCGCAACCGACACTACGTTTCAATCGCTGATCCCCGGCAGCTTCGCCTACATCCCCGAAGACACAGCCCACACACTCACCGCCCGACAAGCCACACGACTCGCCATCATCGAAAAGCCCTACGAAGCAATCGCCTCCGTTTCTTTACCAGAGGTCCTCGTAGGCCACGAAGAAAAAACTCTCTCCGTCCCGCTCAACGACGACCCCAACCTCCAGGTTCGCAGCCTCCTGCCCGGCTCGCCATCCTTCGACTTCGCCGTCAACACCATGACCTACCAGCCCGGCGCCGCACTCAGCATGGTCGAAGTCCACATCATGGAGCACGGCCTGCTCATGCTCGAAGGCGGCGGCATCTACCGCCTCGGAGACAGCTGGTATCCAGTCACCGCAGGCGACTTCATCTGGATGGGCCCCTTCTGTCCGCAGTGGTTCGGAGCCCTCGGCAAACGTCCCGCAAAGTACCTCATCTACAAAGACTGGAACCGTCACCCACTCGTCTAG